A part of Thermococcus sp. SY098 genomic DNA contains:
- a CDS encoding ACT domain-containing protein translates to MRHYEIVRIKENGKIEIPLEFAYEIGLLKDAYFLVEIDTDLKELHLERVALPGKKLVEIELVVEDKPGVLAKISGVLGRNRVNILFSEAEELEGIGLAAIVTVVDVSEAKISVEELKDALKNIGEVKEITLKILE, encoded by the coding sequence ATGAGACATTATGAGATTGTTAGAATAAAAGAAAACGGAAAGATCGAGATACCATTAGAATTCGCATATGAGATTGGGCTATTGAAGGATGCCTATTTCTTAGTTGAAATTGATACTGATTTAAAAGAACTGCACTTGGAAAGGGTTGCCCTTCCTGGCAAGAAGCTTGTTGAAATTGAGCTTGTAGTCGAGGACAAGCCGGGAGTTCTTGCGAAGATAAGCGGAGTTCTTGGGCGAAATCGGGTGAACATTCTCTTCAGTGAAGCAGAGGAACTTGAAGGAATAGGGCTTGCCGCAATTGTAACCGTTGTAGATGTTAGTGAAGCAAAAATCAGTGTTGAAGAGCTCAAAGATGCACTGAAAAACATTGGGGAAGTGAAAGAAATAACACTAAAAATTCTGGAGTAG
- a CDS encoding proton-conducting transporter membrane subunit produces the protein MIPLLVAYPLLFAFLVSLFDVLGVRAKITRLLFLTGAISPWIVFFGIRGKIPLDEIVGGYAETAGIQVSLDYINVYFVLAELILFFAVSIYSIEYFSKHRKNGKIYSLLLLMHAGLLGAFISRDLFNYYIYMEIASVSAFALIAISEEKGAKRAAYKYLILSLTASYLFVFAVGMIYLKTGYLNTELIRGSILPSREIDVAAGIAFSALLLKAGVFPLHSWLPDAHSKAPDPVSALLSGIVVKVPVYGMLLLYLSLPLTKRFLTVLMVVAFASIFFGIVLMIVERNIKKFLAYSTVSQMGYVVLGVSTLNILGSVYYALAHALIKGALFLSVGALIRAQKSKEIRNLSYRGDAILMLSILMLSLAIGGVSPFVGAYGKSLLLNGIKKPLGYILYIAGIGTLVAFTKLNYYLLKSRENFNAYLLQRISPFLLSLLVLALGVYYGQRIDYMDFVLIVSSVMGFVLLRRSGIIERDIRYRFSKTVGEEINIFMAVFLLFTLFLLLQNF, from the coding sequence GTGATTCCACTCTTAGTGGCATACCCTCTGCTTTTTGCATTTTTGGTTTCTCTTTTTGATGTTCTTGGTGTTAGGGCTAAGATTACTCGCTTATTATTCTTAACAGGTGCCATCTCACCGTGGATTGTTTTCTTTGGGATAAGAGGAAAAATACCTCTGGATGAAATTGTAGGGGGATATGCAGAAACAGCTGGGATTCAGGTTTCCCTTGATTATATTAACGTCTATTTTGTACTTGCTGAGCTGATATTGTTTTTTGCAGTCTCCATTTACTCTATTGAATACTTTTCAAAACACAGGAAGAACGGCAAAATATACTCCCTCTTACTTCTGATGCATGCGGGACTTTTAGGGGCTTTTATCTCAAGGGATCTCTTCAATTATTACATTTACATGGAAATTGCATCTGTTTCAGCGTTTGCTTTAATTGCTATTTCAGAAGAGAAAGGTGCCAAAAGAGCAGCATATAAGTATCTGATTCTATCCCTCACTGCCTCTTACCTTTTTGTTTTTGCGGTTGGAATGATATATCTAAAGACAGGTTACTTGAACACCGAACTTATCCGTGGCAGTATACTGCCTTCTCGGGAGATAGATGTTGCAGCAGGTATAGCGTTCTCCGCACTGCTGTTAAAGGCAGGTGTTTTTCCCCTGCATTCTTGGCTTCCGGATGCTCATTCAAAAGCTCCGGATCCTGTTTCTGCTTTGCTTTCTGGAATTGTGGTTAAAGTCCCAGTTTATGGCATGCTGTTGCTGTATCTTTCCCTCCCCCTAACTAAAAGGTTTCTAACTGTTCTTATGGTTGTGGCATTTGCATCTATATTCTTCGGTATTGTGCTGATGATTGTTGAGAGGAATATCAAGAAGTTTCTGGCATACTCCACGGTTTCCCAGATGGGGTATGTGGTATTAGGAGTATCGACTTTAAATATCCTCGGGAGTGTGTACTATGCCCTTGCCCACGCTCTCATTAAAGGGGCACTGTTTCTAAGTGTCGGGGCGCTGATAAGAGCACAGAAATCAAAAGAAATAAGAAATCTGTCTTATAGAGGAGACGCAATCTTAATGCTTAGCATTCTTATGCTCAGCTTAGCGATAGGAGGTGTTTCGCCTTTTGTGGGGGCTTATGGAAAAAGCCTCTTACTCAATGGAATCAAAAAGCCCTTAGGGTACATTCTTTATATCGCAGGCATTGGGACACTCGTTGCGTTCACAAAGCTCAACTACTATCTCCTGAAGTCTCGTGAGAACTTCAACGCCTATTTACTCCAGAGGATTTCCCCATTTTTGCTCTCTTTGTTGGTGTTAGCCTTAGGAGTGTATTACGGTCAGAGGATTGATTATATGGATTTTGTTTTGATTGTTTCCTCAGTTATGGGTTTTGTGCTCCTTAGGAGAAGCGGAATCATCGAAAGAGACATCAGATACAGATTTTCAAAAACCGTTGGTGAGGAGATAAACATCTTTATGGCTGTTTTCTTGTTATTTACCTTATTCCTGCTACTCCAGAATTTTTAG
- a CDS encoding cation:proton antiporter subunit C: MINAEIAGILIMLIGLYGLMTKKDLIKQVLSVNVASTGLVLFFVGTGYVEGGEVPIMPQQTVVDPLPATLMLTTLVVDVAITSLALAIILRMRGDEM; the protein is encoded by the coding sequence GTGATTAACGCTGAAATTGCGGGCATACTGATCATGCTGATTGGACTCTACGGGCTGATGACAAAGAAAGATTTAATCAAACAAGTTCTATCGGTTAATGTTGCATCAACTGGTCTGGTGTTGTTTTTTGTAGGAACGGGATACGTTGAAGGAGGAGAAGTTCCAATAATGCCTCAGCAGACAGTTGTTGACCCCCTGCCTGCTACTCTGATGCTCACAACTCTTGTTGTTGACGTTGCAATAACATCCCTCGCTCTGGCTATTATCTTAAGGATGAGGGGGGATGAGATGTGA
- a CDS encoding Na(+)/H(+) antiporter subunit B, with protein sequence MKMSTVVRTTTKLISPFLVTYAVYLMIYGHLSPGGGFQAGVVLAVSVILLITSHGYKKVRKRFKFKEVGMIENISAVFLVSLGLIGFMFGSFFYNFLTKGQFGSVISGGIIPLFNISVGLKVGAAFTFVFYILLRWVESD encoded by the coding sequence GTGAAAATGAGCACTGTTGTGAGGACAACAACAAAGCTCATCAGTCCCTTTCTTGTGACATATGCCGTGTATCTAATGATATATGGACATTTAAGCCCGGGAGGAGGATTCCAGGCTGGGGTAGTCCTTGCAGTTAGCGTAATTCTCCTTATAACATCGCATGGATATAAAAAAGTTAGAAAACGCTTTAAATTTAAAGAAGTTGGTATGATTGAGAACATCTCAGCAGTGTTTCTGGTGTCTCTTGGGTTGATTGGGTTTATGTTCGGGAGCTTTTTCTATAATTTCTTAACCAAGGGACAATTTGGATCTGTGATAAGCGGTGGGATCATACCGTTGTTTAACATATCGGTTGGTCTGAAGGTTGGTGCAGCGTTTACATTTGTGTTTTATATCCTGCTGAGGTGGGTCGAAAGTGATTAA
- the mbhE gene encoding hydrogen gas-evolving membrane-bound hydrogenase subunit E, with the protein MRKITAILIVLSLAFTFLQLDYSKVEGGSYEYYISHWQEVNIPNLVTAILADWRAYDTLGEATLLFTAVIGFYLLLGGKKK; encoded by the coding sequence GTGAGAAAGATTACTGCTATCCTAATCGTTCTTTCATTGGCATTTACCTTTTTGCAGCTGGATTACTCTAAGGTTGAAGGGGGAAGCTATGAATATTACATTTCACACTGGCAAGAGGTGAACATTCCAAATCTTGTAACTGCCATTTTAGCCGACTGGCGTGCATACGACACTCTTGGTGAGGCGACCCTCCTTTTTACGGCAGTTATCGGTTTCTATCTTCTCTTAGGGGGGAAGAAAAAGTGA
- a CDS encoding hydrogenase subunit MbhD domain-containing protein, with product MLGIIHELLLVLMVITALAVIEERDLVAAVVKYALLSLIFVLVLFQLKAPDVALSAIVVGAVIIGIFLFTIEEVEKSGGTKK from the coding sequence ATGCTTGGGATAATCCATGAGCTCTTACTTGTCCTTATGGTTATCACAGCACTTGCGGTTATTGAGGAAAGGGATTTGGTGGCTGCAGTGGTTAAATATGCTTTGCTAAGCCTCATATTTGTGCTGGTGCTCTTCCAGCTTAAAGCACCGGACGTTGCCTTATCTGCTATAGTTGTGGGGGCTGTGATTATTGGAATTTTTCTGTTCACGATAGAAGAGGTAGAAAAGTCGGGGGGAACAAAGAAGTGA
- the mnhG gene encoding monovalent cation/H(+) antiporter subunit G: protein MIEYMLLAFGEVVMVFGALGILRFPDVYTRLHAATKCDTGGAMTILLALALYTDASVFIKLKLLLLAFLIALINPMVSHAIAKGAYKYGIKPKVVVDMYAWDNP, encoded by the coding sequence GTGATTGAGTATATGCTTTTGGCATTTGGAGAGGTTGTAATGGTGTTTGGTGCTTTAGGAATACTCCGCTTTCCTGATGTTTATACGAGATTGCATGCAGCTACAAAATGTGATACTGGAGGTGCAATGACAATTCTCTTAGCTTTGGCGCTCTACACTGATGCGTCTGTTTTCATCAAACTTAAGCTTCTTCTCTTGGCATTTCTGATAGCGTTGATAAATCCCATGGTCTCGCACGCAATAGCAAAAGGGGCATACAAATATGGAATAAAACCAAAAGTGGTGGTGGATATGTATGCTTGGGATAATCCATGA
- a CDS encoding monovalent cation/H+ antiporter complex subunit F, whose product MVEENILVNPFGWGVIVLISTSVMLMYRVLFGPTLPDRVVGLNTITTKVVVIIAILSVINKQYFLVDLAVVLLMVNAVGGLILAKYLERRGRSD is encoded by the coding sequence ATGGTTGAAGAAAATATTCTGGTGAATCCTTTTGGATGGGGGGTTATAGTGCTGATATCCACAAGCGTTATGCTCATGTACCGGGTGTTATTTGGACCAACGTTGCCTGACAGGGTAGTTGGGCTCAACACAATAACTACAAAAGTCGTTGTTATAATAGCAATTCTCTCCGTTATAAACAAGCAGTACTTTCTGGTAGACTTGGCAGTTGTTCTTTTAATGGTTAATGCAGTTGGTGGATTAATTCTGGCAAAGTATCTCGAAAGGAGGGGCAGAAGTGATTGA
- a CDS encoding Na+/H+ antiporter subunit E: MSRIPFYLKERLEEVQRRVLYESYDAQKLPVWERIVLTWILLFSFWIVITANTSLDNLIIGAIATLIIASFMRDMLMEDVRHRGHLIEKIVYFLLLYAPQYLIIMAFRLIESNIKVAKNVILMDINPGIIKIKTDLHSDTGVTILANSITLTPGTLTLDVSKRLGETYLYVHWIDVETLNREKAGEKIKGDIEEWLKKIFW; this comes from the coding sequence ATGAGCAGGATTCCCTTCTATCTCAAAGAACGATTAGAAGAAGTTCAAAGGAGGGTACTCTATGAAAGTTATGATGCTCAGAAACTCCCCGTGTGGGAGCGAATAGTTTTGACGTGGATACTTCTATTTTCTTTCTGGATTGTAATCACTGCAAATACTTCTTTAGACAATCTAATCATAGGTGCGATTGCAACACTCATTATTGCATCATTTATGAGGGATATGCTTATGGAGGATGTTAGGCATAGAGGACACCTAATTGAGAAAATTGTGTATTTTCTGCTGCTGTACGCTCCCCAATACCTTATAATAATGGCGTTTCGTCTGATTGAAAGCAACATAAAAGTTGCTAAGAATGTCATCCTCATGGACATAAACCCTGGAATAATAAAGATAAAAACAGACCTGCATTCAGATACAGGCGTCACGATACTTGCAAACTCAATAACCTTAACTCCAGGTACATTAACACTTGATGTCTCAAAGAGGCTGGGGGAAACTTATCTGTATGTGCACTGGATTGACGTTGAAACCCTCAACAGGGAAAAGGCGGGAGAAAAAATTAAGGGGGACATAGAGGAATGGTTGAAGAAAATATTCTGGTGA
- the hypF gene encoding carbamoyltransferase HypF produces MKAYHIHVEGIVQGVGFRPFVYRIAHEHNLRGYVKNLGDAGVEIVVEGEEHDIKAFLHDLKYRAPPLAKIEKVKKREIPPQGFDNFYIEKSSQGGSGGDSIIPPDVSICEDCIRELFDPTNKRYMYPFIVCTNCGPRFTIIEDLPYDRINTTMREFEMCEFCESEYKDPLNRRYHAEPVCCPVCGPSYRLYTREGKEIIGDPIKKTAELIDKGYIVAIKGIGGIHIACDATNEDVVEELRKRILRPQQPFALMAKDLETIESFAIVSDAEKEELLSYRKPIVALRKKEPFPLPEALAPGLHTIGVMLPYSGIHYLLFHYSKSPVYVMTSANYPGLPMVKDNDKAFKELKDLADYFLLHNRKILNRADDSVIRFVDGKRAVIRRSRGFVPLPIDIPFEFIGLAVGAELLNAFGFAKNRRVYPSQYIGNTSKVEVLEFMRDAIAHFRKILRIRNLDLVISDLHPLYNTTKLAMEIAENEGVEFLQVQHHYAHIASVMAENKLDEIIGIAVDGVGYGVDGNTWGGEVIYMSYEDVERLAHIDYYPLPGGDLASYYPLRALVGILSKIYDIEEVKGIIQRCCPKAIDSLKYGKVEFNVILNQLAREINVSYASSTGRVLDAFAVMLNVAYRRTYEGEPAMKLESFAFRGKNDLGFSIPIDGEKIKVEEMFRQALEVKANPADIAYSVHLALGRAFGEIAVEKAKEFGVKNVGISGGVAYNELIVKTIRKIVERNGLKFYATQEVPRGDNGINVGQAFLGGLYLEGYLSKEDLML; encoded by the coding sequence ATGAAAGCATATCACATTCACGTCGAAGGCATAGTTCAAGGGGTTGGGTTCCGACCTTTCGTTTACAGAATAGCCCATGAGCACAACTTAAGAGGTTACGTCAAAAACCTTGGAGATGCAGGGGTTGAAATTGTAGTCGAAGGGGAAGAGCATGATATTAAAGCTTTTCTTCATGACCTAAAATACAGGGCACCACCTCTTGCTAAAATCGAAAAGGTTAAGAAAAGAGAGATACCCCCTCAAGGATTTGACAACTTTTACATAGAGAAGAGCTCTCAAGGTGGCTCCGGTGGTGATTCAATAATTCCTCCCGACGTTTCAATATGTGAAGATTGCATCAGGGAACTTTTTGATCCAACCAACAAGAGATATATGTATCCCTTCATTGTGTGTACAAACTGCGGGCCGAGATTTACTATAATTGAAGATTTACCCTACGACCGCATCAATACGACAATGAGAGAGTTTGAGATGTGTGAATTCTGTGAGAGCGAGTATAAAGACCCGCTAAACAGAAGATACCATGCTGAACCCGTCTGCTGTCCTGTTTGTGGGCCATCTTACAGGCTCTACACAAGAGAAGGGAAGGAAATCATCGGAGATCCAATAAAAAAGACGGCAGAGCTGATTGATAAGGGATACATCGTGGCTATCAAGGGAATCGGCGGAATACACATTGCTTGCGACGCAACAAACGAAGATGTTGTTGAAGAACTGAGAAAGAGAATCTTAAGACCCCAGCAGCCTTTTGCTTTAATGGCAAAAGACTTAGAAACTATTGAGAGCTTTGCTATAGTTAGTGACGCTGAAAAAGAGGAGCTTTTGAGCTACAGGAAACCAATAGTTGCGCTGAGAAAGAAAGAACCTTTCCCGCTTCCAGAAGCTTTAGCTCCAGGTCTGCACACGATAGGTGTCATGCTCCCATATTCTGGCATTCATTACCTGCTCTTCCACTACTCAAAGAGCCCCGTTTATGTCATGACATCCGCAAACTATCCTGGCCTGCCGATGGTCAAAGATAATGACAAAGCTTTCAAAGAGCTCAAAGATTTAGCTGATTACTTCCTCCTGCATAACAGAAAAATCCTGAATAGAGCAGATGACAGCGTTATAAGATTTGTAGATGGAAAAAGAGCAGTCATTAGAAGGAGCAGAGGTTTTGTGCCTCTGCCAATAGATATTCCATTTGAGTTTATTGGTTTAGCCGTTGGTGCAGAGCTCTTAAATGCCTTTGGCTTCGCCAAAAACAGAAGGGTCTATCCAAGTCAGTATATAGGTAATACTTCAAAGGTTGAAGTCCTTGAGTTCATGCGTGATGCCATAGCACATTTCCGCAAAATTTTGAGGATTAGGAACCTTGATTTGGTAATATCAGATCTACACCCCCTCTACAACACAACAAAACTCGCCATGGAAATAGCTGAAAATGAGGGAGTCGAGTTTCTGCAAGTGCAGCATCATTATGCTCACATAGCCTCAGTGATGGCAGAAAACAAATTAGATGAAATAATCGGAATAGCTGTTGACGGTGTCGGATATGGGGTTGATGGCAACACTTGGGGAGGGGAAGTCATCTACATGAGTTATGAAGACGTGGAAAGATTAGCACATATTGATTACTACCCGCTCCCTGGTGGGGACTTGGCAAGCTACTATCCTCTCAGAGCACTGGTGGGCATTTTAAGCAAAATATATGACATAGAAGAAGTCAAAGGAATTATTCAAAGATGCTGTCCAAAGGCCATTGATAGCCTAAAATATGGCAAAGTCGAGTTCAATGTGATCCTAAATCAGCTTGCGAGAGAGATAAATGTCAGCTATGCATCTTCAACAGGAAGAGTCTTGGATGCTTTTGCCGTTATGCTGAATGTCGCATACAGGAGAACATACGAAGGAGAACCAGCGATGAAGCTTGAAAGCTTTGCATTCAGGGGTAAAAATGATTTAGGGTTCAGTATTCCGATTGATGGTGAGAAGATTAAAGTTGAAGAGATGTTCAGGCAGGCTCTTGAAGTGAAAGCAAATCCCGCAGACATTGCTTACTCTGTCCACTTAGCCCTTGGAAGGGCTTTTGGGGAGATAGCAGTTGAAAAAGCAAAGGAATTTGGAGTAAAGAATGTTGGAATAAGCGGCGGTGTTGCATATAATGAGCTGATAGTAAAAACCATAAGAAAAATTGTCGAGCGCAACGGGTTGAAATTCTATGCTACCCAGGAAGTTCCCAGAGGAGACAACGGTATAAACGTTGGACAGGCATTTTTAGGTGGACTTTACCTGGAAGGTTATCTAAGCAAGGAGGATTTAATGCTTTAG
- the hypE gene encoding hydrogenase expression/formation protein HypE yields MKIKLEYGAGGELMEEFIKEFILKNLSLKSAGGVGLEALDDGATIPFGDKHIVFTIDGHTVKPLFFPGGDIGRLAVSGTVNDLAVMGAKPLALANSMIIQEGFDSGDFERILQSMDETAKEVPVPIVTGDTKVVEDKIGIFVITAGLGIAERVITDSGAKIGDVVLVSGTVGDHGIAIMSHREGIAFETELKSDVAPIWEVVKAVADAIGWENIHAMKDPTRGGLSNALNEIARKSNVGILVRESDIPVKPEVRAASDMLGISPYEVANEGKVVMVVGKEYAEEALEAMRKTKRGKDAAIIGEVISEYKGKVILETGIGGKRFMEPPVGDPVPRVC; encoded by the coding sequence ATGAAAATTAAGCTTGAATATGGAGCTGGTGGAGAGCTGATGGAGGAGTTCATTAAAGAGTTCATCCTAAAGAACCTAAGTCTAAAATCAGCAGGAGGAGTTGGACTGGAGGCATTAGATGATGGTGCAACAATTCCTTTTGGAGACAAGCATATAGTGTTCACAATTGACGGACACACAGTTAAGCCCCTCTTTTTCCCTGGTGGGGATATTGGAAGATTGGCTGTCAGCGGGACAGTTAATGATCTGGCAGTTATGGGGGCAAAGCCCTTAGCTTTGGCAAATTCCATGATCATTCAAGAAGGATTTGACAGTGGAGATTTTGAAAGGATCCTACAGTCAATGGATGAAACTGCTAAAGAGGTTCCGGTTCCGATAGTTACTGGAGATACAAAGGTGGTTGAAGACAAGATTGGGATCTTTGTGATTACAGCCGGACTCGGAATAGCTGAGAGGGTCATCACGGACTCTGGAGCAAAGATTGGAGATGTTGTTTTAGTCAGCGGAACGGTTGGAGATCATGGAATAGCCATAATGAGCCACCGTGAGGGAATAGCATTTGAAACTGAGCTCAAGAGCGACGTTGCACCAATTTGGGAAGTCGTCAAAGCAGTTGCCGATGCAATCGGATGGGAAAATATCCACGCAATGAAGGATCCAACACGTGGTGGTTTAAGCAATGCCTTGAACGAGATAGCGAGAAAAAGCAACGTTGGGATTCTCGTGAGAGAAAGTGATATTCCAGTAAAGCCAGAAGTTAGAGCAGCAAGTGACATGCTTGGAATAAGCCCCTATGAAGTGGCAAATGAGGGCAAGGTTGTTATGGTTGTTGGAAAGGAGTATGCTGAGGAAGCACTTGAAGCCATGAGAAAGACAAAAAGAGGAAAAGACGCCGCAATAATTGGAGAAGTTATCAGCGAATATAAAGGCAAAGTTATCTTGGAGACAGGAATTGGCGGCAAAAGGTTCATGGAACCCCCTGTTGGAGATCCTGTGCCGAGAGTTTGCTGA
- a CDS encoding P-loop NTPase, translated as MKILICGKGGCGKSTITAMLGKYLANKGYKVLIVDADESNPGLYRMLGLSKTKTLAEYLGGKQQVKAILNNPELPKTFEEIPEEILSKRENLSVMSIGKIEEPGEGCACPYGVLAKKFLKSLQPKKGEIVLVDTEAGIEHFGRGIDLEVDVIVNVAEPNLESIELSRKIEKLAEKAGLKQIFVLNKALPEILDKVNVKPDVVIPFNQKFIYDSLEGKEIEIVPQIEELWDCISKLSAQDLQQGVP; from the coding sequence ATGAAGATTTTAATATGCGGAAAAGGTGGTTGTGGGAAAAGCACAATTACAGCAATGCTCGGAAAGTACTTAGCGAATAAGGGTTATAAAGTCCTAATAGTGGATGCGGATGAGTCAAATCCTGGCCTATACAGAATGTTAGGCTTGTCCAAAACAAAAACTTTGGCGGAATATTTAGGTGGAAAGCAGCAAGTAAAAGCAATTCTAAATAATCCAGAACTGCCTAAGACCTTTGAGGAAATTCCAGAGGAAATTCTCTCAAAAAGAGAAAACTTAAGTGTGATGAGCATTGGTAAGATTGAAGAACCTGGCGAAGGATGTGCCTGTCCATATGGGGTCTTAGCAAAGAAATTTTTAAAGAGTCTACAACCAAAGAAAGGAGAGATTGTTTTGGTTGATACTGAAGCTGGAATAGAGCACTTTGGAAGAGGAATAGACTTAGAAGTTGATGTTATAGTAAATGTTGCAGAGCCCAACTTGGAATCAATTGAGCTTTCAAGAAAGATTGAAAAACTGGCTGAAAAAGCTGGCTTAAAGCAGATTTTTGTTCTAAATAAGGCTTTACCGGAAATTTTGGACAAAGTTAATGTTAAGCCCGATGTGGTCATTCCATTTAATCAGAAGTTCATTTACGACAGTTTGGAGGGTAAAGAAATAGAGATAGTTCCGCAAATAGAGGAGCTATGGGATTGCATCAGCAAACTCTCGGCACAGGATCTCCAACAGGGGGTTCCATGA
- a CDS encoding NifB/NifX family molybdenum-iron cluster-binding protein encodes MRITIPAKDDKGLKSEVCEHFGRAKYFVFVDVQDDKIENVEIVEVPFEEHSPGDLPNFIKEHGGELVLAYGIGKRAMTYFQSLGIQVVTGAHGKIEGVVKDFMQRGG; translated from the coding sequence ATGAGAATTACAATTCCAGCAAAAGATGACAAGGGGCTGAAAAGTGAGGTCTGTGAACATTTTGGAAGGGCAAAGTATTTTGTTTTTGTAGATGTTCAAGACGACAAAATTGAAAACGTGGAGATTGTAGAGGTTCCATTTGAAGAGCACAGCCCAGGAGATTTGCCAAACTTCATAAAAGAGCATGGAGGCGAACTTGTCCTGGCTTATGGTATAGGAAAGAGAGCAATGACATACTTCCAGAGCTTGGGAATACAGGTAGTTACAGGGGCACATGGGAAAATAGAAGGTGTGGTTAAGGATTTTATGCAAAGAGGGGGATAG
- a CDS encoding GbsR/MarR family transcriptional regulator, whose translation MKGEDRESKKFIEIVERMMIRWGYTHTDGKVYALLLLNEKPLTINELVQLTGLSRSSVSTSLNKLARDYLVIVRKNGKTKLFYPIPAFLEKFLKQPKEILEKEVKPLKNIVSILMKKEQSFEQKVRFEEILSDLNALECVLSKIIKMEEEEVECFKK comes from the coding sequence ATGAAGGGAGAGGATAGAGAAAGTAAAAAATTCATTGAAATCGTTGAAAGGATGATGATAAGATGGGGCTATACTCACACTGACGGTAAAGTATATGCCCTCCTTCTATTGAATGAAAAACCCCTTACAATAAACGAGCTTGTGCAATTGACAGGTTTGAGTCGTTCTTCAGTCTCTACGTCCTTAAACAAACTTGCCCGGGATTATCTTGTAATCGTTAGAAAGAATGGTAAAACGAAGTTGTTTTATCCTATCCCCGCATTTCTCGAGAAGTTCCTAAAGCAACCCAAGGAAATTCTTGAAAAAGAAGTAAAACCCCTTAAGAATATAGTCTCTATTTTGATGAAAAAGGAACAATCCTTTGAGCAGAAAGTAAGATTCGAAGAAATTCTATCTGATCTTAATGCACTTGAATGCGTGCTTTCAAAAATTATCAAAATGGAAGAAGAGGAAGTGGAGTGTTTTAAAAAATAA